Proteins from a genomic interval of Lolium perenne isolate Kyuss_39 chromosome 1, Kyuss_2.0, whole genome shotgun sequence:
- the LOC127326322 gene encoding respiratory burst oxidase homolog protein A: protein MRPPGVGGGATPGRPRWGSGATTPRSLSTGSSPRGSDRSSDDGEELVEVTLDLQEDDTIVLRSVEPAAAAAAAAAAAGAGSASSSASPSLAVAAPRWADPGPPRSRSPAIMRTSSHRLLQFSQELKAGAMSRAKQFSQDLTKRFTRTGSRANLVADPSSASASAAGPSSGIDAALAARAERRQRAQLDRTKSGAQRAIRGLRFISGNAKASNQAWIEVQRNFDRLAHGGYLSRADFPQCIGMTESKEFAMELFDTLSRRRQMQVDQINKDELREIWQQITDNSFDSRLQIFFDMVDKDADGHITEAEVKEIIMLSASANKLSKLKDQAEEYAALIMEELDPEGLGYIELWQLETLLLQKDTYVNYSQALSYTSQALSQNLAGLRKRSPIRKMSSKLSYYLEDNWKRLWVLALWIAIMAGLFIWKFIQYRNRYVFTVMGYCVTIAKGAAETLKLNMALILLPVCRNTITWLRNTRAARALPFDDNINFHKTIAVAIVVGVILHVGNHLACDFPRLVTSSDVKYAPLSQYFGPTKPTYLTLVKGVEGVTGVIMFVCMLIAFTLATRWFRRSLVKLPKPFDKLTGFNAFWYSHHLFIIVYISLVIHGERVYLILDWYKRTTWMYLAVPVGLYVGERTLRFFRSGSYSVRLLKVAIYPGNVLTLQMSKPPTFRYKSGQYMFVQCPAVSPFEWHPFSITSAPGDDYLSIHVRQLGDWTRELKRVFSAACEPPMSGKSGLLRADETTKKALPKLLIDGPYGSPAQDYSKYDVLLLVGLGIGATPFISILKDLINNIIKMEEEEEASTDLYPPIGRNNAHVDLDTLMRITSKPKRALKTTNAYFYWVTREQGSFDWFKGVMNEIADLDQRNIIEMHNYLTSVYEEGDARSALITMLQALNHAKNGVDIVSGTRVRTHFARPNFKRVLSKVASKHPYAKIGVFYCGAPVLAQELSKLCHEYNAKGATKFEFHKEHF, encoded by the exons ATGCGGCCGccgggcgtcggcggcggcgccacCCCGGGCCGCCCGCGATGGGGCTCGGGCGCCACCACGCCGCGCTCCCTCAGCACCGGCTCCTCCCCGCGCGGCTCCGACCGCagctccgacgacggcgaggagctCGTCGAGGTCACGCTCGACCTGCAGGAGGACGACACCATTGTCCTCCGCAGCGtcgagcccgccgccgccgcagccgccgccgcggCGGCCGCCGGTGCGGGCTCCGCCTCCTCGAGCGCGTCGCCgtccctggcggtggcggcgccccggTGGGCCGACCCGGGCCCGCCGCGCTCGCGCTCGCCGGCGATCATGCGCACCTCCTCGCACCGGCTGCTGCAGTTCTCGCAGGAGCTCAAGGCCGGGGCCATGTCCCGCGCCAAGCAGTTCTCGCAGGACCTCACCAAGCGCTTCACGCGCACCGGCAGCCGCGCGAATCTCGTCGCCGACCCCTcctcggcctccgcctccgcggccgGTCCCTCCTCCGGCATCGACGCCGCGCTCGCCGCCCGCGCCGAGCGCCGCCAGCGCGCGCAGCTCGACCGCACCAAGTCCGGCGCCCAGCGCGCGATCCGCGGCCTGCGCTTCATCAGCGGCAACGCCAAGGCCAGCAATCAGGCCTGGATCGAGGTCCAGCGCAACTTCGACCGCCTCGCGCACGGGGGGTACCTCTCCCGCGCCGACTTCCCGCAATGCATAG GGATGACGGAGTCCAAGGAGTTCGCCATGGAGCTCTTCGACACGCTCAGCCGCCGCCGCCAGATGCAGGTCGACCAAATCAACAAGGACGAGCTGCGCGAGATCTGGCAGCAGATCACCGACAACAGCTTTGACTCGCGCCTACAGATCTTCTTCGACAT GGTGGATAAGGACGCGGACGGCCATATCACCGAGGCGGAGGTGAAAGAG ATCATCATGCTAAGTGCGTCTGCTAATAAACTGTCAAAGCTTAAGGACCAAGCAGAAGAATACGCGGCCTTGATCATGGAGGAACTTGACCCGGAAGGCCTTGGCTACATTGAG CTCTGGCAGTTGGAGACCTTGCTATTGCAGAAGGATACATATGTGAACTATAGCCAGGCCTTGAGCTACACAAGCCAGGCACTGAGTCAGAACCTTGCTGGCCTAAGGAAAAGGAGCCCTATCCGGAAAATGAGCAGCAAGTTAAGCTACTATCTGGAAGACAATTGGAAACGCCTCTGGGTACTTGCACTGTGGATTGCGATAATGGCtggattgttcatttggaaatttATCCAATACCGCAACCGGTATGTCTTCACTGTGATGGGATACTGTGTAACGATTGCAAAGGGGGCTGCTGAGACCCTTAAGCTGAACATGGCACTCATCCTTCTACCTGTATGCCGCAACACCATCACTTGGCTGCGGAATACAAGAGCTGCACGGGCATTACCATTTGATGATAACATCAACTTTCATAAG ACTATTGCGGTGGCAATTGTGGTTGGTGTTATCCTTCATGTAGGAAACCATCTTGCATGTGATTTTCCAAGGCTTGTAACTTCGTCAGATGTAAAGTATGCTCCGCTGAGCCAGTACTTTGGGCCTACTAAGCCAACATATTTGACATTAGTCAAAGGAGTGGAGGGCGTAACTGGAGTTATTATGTTTGTCTGCATGCTCATCGCTTTTACTCTAGCAACCAGGTGGTTCCGCCGTAGCCTAGTGAAGCTTCCAAAGCCATTTGACAAGTTAACTGGCTTCAATGCGTTCTGGTACTCTCATCATCTGTTCATCATTGTATACATATCACTTGTTATTCATGGAGAGCGTGTATACCTTATCCTGGATTGGTACAAAAGAACG ACATGGATGTATCTTGCCGTTCCTGTTGGTTTGTATGTAGGGGAGAGGACTTTGAGATTCTTCAGGTCTGGCAGTTACTCTGTCCGGCTGTTGAAG GTGGCCATATATCCTGGTAATGTTTTAACATTGCAAATGTCAAAGCCTCCAACATTCCGTTACAAGAGTGGACAGTATATGTTTGTTCAATGTCCAGCTGTTTCACCATTTGAATG GCACCCCTTCTCGATAACTTCAGCACCCGGGGACGATTATCTGAGTATCCATGTTCGACAACTTGGTGACTGGACACGAGAGCTCAAGCGCGTATTCTCAGCAGCTTGTGAGCCACCAATGAGTGGCAAAAGTGGCCTCCTTAGAGCAGACGAGACAACCAAAAAAGC TTTACCGAAACTTTTGATTGATGGACCCTACGGTTCTCCTGCGCAAGACTATAGCAAGTATGATGTTTTACTACTTGTTGGATTAGGAATTGGTGCAACTCCTTTCATCAGCATATTGAAAGATCTGATCAACAACATCATCAAaatggaggaagaggaa GAAGCTTCAACTGATCTTTACCCACCAATCGGacgcaataatgctcatgttgatCTTGACACCCTTATGAGGATTACTTCAAAACCAAAGAGGGCTTTAAAGACAACAAATGCCTACTTTTATTGGGTGACACGCGAACAAGGCTCTTTTGATTGGTTTAAAGGAGTCATGAATGAGATTGCTGACCTAGATCAAAGG AATATAATTGAGATGCACAACTATCTCACAAGTGTTTATGAGGAAGGGGATGCTCGGTCAGCACTCATCACAATGCTGCAAGCTCTCAACCATGCCAAGAATGGAGTTGATATAGTTTCTGGAACTCGA GTCCGGACACATTTTGCAAGACCAAATTTTAAGAGGGTACTATCTAAAGTAGCATCCAAACATCCTTATGCTAAGATAG GTGTATTCTATTGTGGAGCTCCAGTTCTAGCGCAGGAACTAAGCAAACTTTGTCACGAATACAATGCCAAAGGCGCAACAAAATTTGAATTCCACAAGGAGCATTTCTGA